CCACGCGGCCAACATCCACCAGCCGGCGGCGTTCAACGAGGCGGTGCTGTCGTTCCTCAGGGAGGCGGGGATCTAAGGGGCGGTCTGCCTGGCTATCGTTCCTACACGTAAATACACGTGCCCTAGGCTGGCTTATATCTGCAGGCGGCCCAGGAGGCCTTATTCGCGCGTGCGGATGAGTATGAGCTTGTCGGCGCCGGACTCGGCGCCCCAGACTTCGCCGGGGCGGCCTAGTATCTGGCGCACGTTGCCGTTGGGGCTGGGAAGCGGCAGGACGGTGAACTGCTCGCTGCGGGGGTCGAAGCGCACCATCGCGTTGGCGCCGAAGTCGCTCAGCCAGACGATATCGTCTTCGTCCACGTAGACCGCGTAGGTCATGGGGTTGGCGCCGGGCAGGCGCCACTGCTTCCACGACTTCGCCCCCGGGTCGTAAACGCTGACCTGTCCCGAGTTCCACTCGCTCACCCAGATGCGGCCGGAGGAGTCGGACCAGACCCGGCGCGCCCCCTGGTTCGGCGTCGGCGGCTGCACCTGGACGGCGCGGCGAGACTCGAGGTCGATCTGGGCGATGTGGCTGCCAGCGAGCGAGGCATAGAAGACCTCGCCGCGCGGTGTCGCGGCGATGCCGTAGGGGCCACGGCCGCCGGGCGCCGAAAAGACCTCGATGTTGCCGCTCCTGGGGTCGAGGCGGCCGTAGACACCGGCCTGGCCGGTGAACCAGAGGATGCCGGCGCGGTCGAAGACCGCGGTGTTGAGGTTGGTGTTCGGGCGGTCGGGCGGCAGCCGAAAGACGCGCACCTCGTCGGTGACGGGGTCGACGCGGACGATGGCGTTGAGGCCGCCGTCCGTAATCCAGGCGGCGCCGTCAGGGCCGGCGATAACCCCATGGGGCGCTGAGCCGGTCCCGAGCTTCACGTGACGCGTGGCCCCGCTGACGGGGTCGAGGATACCCAGCTCGCCGGTGCGTTGGGCCGTGTACCATACGCGCCCATCCGGCGCGGGCGCGACGTCGTGCGGGCCGGAACCGCGTGGGACGGCGAACTCGACGATGCGCAGGCGGTCGGGAGGGACCGGCCGGGCAGCCGCGGCCACGGCCGTTGGCGACGGCCTGGCGTCTTCCCCTCGCGCCGGCCGCGACGGCGCGAGGGGAATCTCGTCGCCGGCGTCCCCGCAGGCGAGGGCGGCCAGTGCGGCAAAGGCGGCCAGCACGCGGGCGGCGCGTTTCACAGGGAAGACGATACCAGGCCGGGCGCCGGCGATGTGTTAAGCCGACGGATCAGCGCGCAGCCACGGCGTTGGCGCGAGGCCGCAGGACTACGCGGGGAGCGACGAGGCTGGTCTGGGCAGCCGGACGCTGACCTCGTCCCCGGGGCGGATGAGGCCCGGCGCGAGCACGGTGCCCACGACGCCGCGACGACCGAAGGAGGCCTTCACGAAGTAGCGTCGCACGGCTGGCCCGTAGGTCAGGGAGAGCTCCTCGGCGGCGTTGTCACAGGGGTCGTTCTGGGTGCTCACCTGCAGGCGGCAGCCGCTGGGGAATTCGAGGACCGTGCCCGGCGTGACGGACGCCAGGTGGATGCCGCGGAGGCGGATGTTCTCGCCCATCTCCCCGAAGGCGAAAGGCGCGACGCCCAGCTCCCGGCAGAAGGCTTCGACTTCATCGGTCGAGACGGCGGACCACTGGCGCCGGTTGGGGATCGGTCCACCGCTGCGGGAGGAGATACGGGTCTCGCCGGCATGACGGTCGCCCTCGAAGCCGGCCGGGGCGCAGTAGGCC
This DNA window, taken from Dehalococcoidia bacterium, encodes the following:
- a CDS encoding MOSC domain-containing protein gives rise to the protein MIPVESPKPLPTCYPTPNMPVIVEAVCISTPGRRVAKEPREQAYCAPAGFEGDRHAGETRISSRSGGPIPNRRQWSAVSTDEVEAFCRELGVAPFAFGEMGENIRLRGIHLASVTPGTVLEFPSGCRLQVSTQNDPCDNAAEELSLTYGPAVRRYFVKASFGRRGVVGTVLAPGLIRPGDEVSVRLPRPASSLPA
- a CDS encoding lyase is translated as MAAAARPVPPDRLRIVEFAVPRGSGPHDVAPAPDGRVWYTAQRTGELGILDPVSGATRHVKLGTGSAPHGVIAGPDGAAWITDGGLNAIVRVDPVTDEVRVFRLPPDRPNTNLNTAVFDRAGILWFTGQAGVYGRLDPRSGNIEVFSAPGGRGPYGIAATPRGEVFYASLAGSHIAQIDLESRRAVQVQPPTPNQGARRVWSDSSGRIWVSEWNSGQVSVYDPGAKSWKQWRLPGANPMTYAVYVDEDDIVWLSDFGANAMVRFDPRSEQFTVLPLPSPNGNVRQILGRPGEVWGAESGADKLILIRTRE